The DNA segment GCTGATCGACTTCGCCCGCCGGAACGCCCAGGTCAACCGGCTTCGCTACGGCGAGCCGATCGGCATCGAGACGCTCACGAAGGACGTCACCGACCACATCCAGCAGTACACCCAGGTCGGCGGCGCACGACCCTTCGGGGTGGCGCTGATCATCGGCGGCATCGAGAACGGCGAACCCCGCCTCTACGAGACCGACCCCTCCGGCACGCCCTACGAGTGGAAGGCGCTCGCGGTCGGCGCCGACCGGAAGGAGATCGAGGACTACCTCGAGGACAACTACGACGAGGGAATGGACCTCGAAGGCGGCGTCGAGCTCGCGCTGCGCGCGCTTGCGGAGGCGAACGAGGGCGAGCTCCGACCCGAGAGCATCGGCATGGCGACGATCCCCACCGAGAGCGCGGAGTTCACCCCGATCGAGGACGACCAGCTCGACAGCTACCTCGCGGAGTTCGAACTGCTGGCCGACGAGGACGAGGACGAGGACGAGGACGCGGGAGACGAGTAGCGCCAGAAGCCCTTTTATCGCCCGACCGATATGGTCGGGTATGATTTCGCTTGACGAGGCGGTGACGGCGCGCCTGGAGTCACACGGCGCGCGGTTCGAGGTGCTCGTCGATCCCGACGCGGCACTCGCGATCAAACGCGACGAGTTCGACGGCGACCTTGAGGAGGTGATCGCCGCCGAGGACGTCTTCGAGGACGCCTCCCGCGGGGACCGTCCCGCCGAGAACGACCTCGAGAAGGTCTTCGACACGACGGACCCGATGGAGATCATCCCCGAGGTGATCAAGCGCGGGGAGATCCAGATCACCGCCGACCAGCGCCGCGAGATGCAGGAGCAGAAGCGCCGCCGGCTGATCAACCGGATCGCGCGCAACGCGGTCAACCCCCAGATGGACAACGCGCCCCACCCGCCGGATCGCATCGAGAACGCCCTCGAGGAGGCCGGCTTCCGAGTCGATCCGATGGAGCCGGTCGAGGCGCAGGTCGACGACGCGCTCGACGCCCTCAGACCGGTGATCCCCATCCGTTTCGACGAAGTGGTGGTCGCGGTGCAGCTACCCGCGGAGTACGCGGGCAGCGCACAGGCACAGATCCGTCAGTTCGGCGACCTGCAGGACGAGGAGTGGCAGAACGACGGCTCGTGGGTGGGCGTACTCGAGTTCCCCGCGGGGATGCAGAACGAGTTCTACGACCTGGTGAACGAGCACACCAGCGGCACCGGCGAGATCCGCATCGTCGAGGACGAGGACGACCTCGGCACGCGCTAGCCGCGCCGGCCAGCCCGCCGTTTCCGAGTACGGAGCCGGCCCGCCGGTCGGCTCGAAGGCCCGGACGGCGTCCCCGTCGACGACGTTACCCTCCGGCCGGGCGCGGGATTGAAGTCGACCGGGTGCGTATTCGCGCGTATGCGACAGCGAGGCGGCGAAACCGGACGAACCGAGGTGGAGCGCCGGCGCGGCTGACGTGGTCGGCATCGACATCAGCGGTCGCCACGAGGAGGCCGACGAGTACCTCATGGTAGCCGCCGCGGTCGCGGCGACGATCGACTCGAACCGGCTTCGGGACGTCGGAGGGATGGGCTTTGCGACGGCTCACGGCCAGCCCACCCTCGAGAACACGCTGTCGGTCTCGGTCGACGCGGTCTCGGCGCTGCCGATCGTGCCGCCCGGCCCGGTCGTCGCCGAGCGCGGCGAGTTCTACGAGGAGCCCGCGATCGGAATCGATCCCGCCTTCGAGTCCGGCTTCAAGTACGTCGAGAGCATCGCCGAGCGAAAGACCGTCGAGGTCGCCCACCACGCCGCCTACGCAGCCAGAGAACTCCTGTTATGAGAACGATCATCGCGAAACGAGTGGACGACGGGGTCGCCGACACGGAGGAGATCCGTGATCTGGTCCGTGCGGCCGGCTACACCGTCGTCGACGAGGTCACACAGACACGAACCGAGGACGCCGCCTACCACTTCGGAGAGGGGAAGGTGGAGGAGTTGGCGGACCGCGTCGCCCGAACCGACGCCGAGGCGGTCGTCTTCGACAACCGCCTGGGCCCCTACCAGATCTACAACATCGGAACCAAACTCCCCGAGGACGTCGAGGTGATCGACCGATTCACGCTGATCCTCGACATCTTCGGCCAGCGCGCCCAGACAAAGAAGGCACAGCTCCAGGTCGAGCTCGCCGAGCTTCGCTACGAGTTGCCACGAGTCGACGCGAAGGTGAGCCTCGCGAAGCGCGAGGAGCACCCGGGATTCATGGGGCTCGGCGAGTACGACGAGTCGCGCGAGCGCGACATCAAGGCCCAGATCAGCCGTATCAAGGACGAGCTCGAGAGCATCGCCAAGACCGAGGAACACCGACGGGAGGAACGCCGCCAGTCGGGGTTCGATCTCGTCGCGCTCGCGGGCTACACCAACGCCGGCAAGTCGACGCTGCTCAGACAGCTGGCCGCCGATCTCGCGGTCGACGAGAACGAGGAACTCCACCCCGACCTCGACACCACCGCGGAGTCGCGCGACCGGCTGTTCACGACGCTCGGCACGACGACCCGCCGGGCCGACATGGAGCGCGACGTCCTGCTCACCGACACGGTGGGGTTCATCAGCGATCTTCCCCACTGGCTCGTCGAGTCGTTCCGCTCGACGCTCGACGAGGTCTATCGTGCGGATCTCGTCCTCCTCGTGGTGGACGCGAGCGAGCCGATCGAGCAGATCCGGGAGAAGCTCGTCACCTGTCACGATACGCTCTACGAGCGAAACGAGGCGCCGATCGTCACCGTCCTGAACAAGATCGACGCGATCGACGACGAGGAACTCGAGGAGAAGCGCGAGGCACTCTCGGCGCTCGCGCCGAACCCCGTCGCGGTCAGCGGTAAGGAGGGGCTGAACGTCGAGGCGCTGTTGGAACGGATCGCACGGGAGCTCCCGCCGCTCGAACGCGAGCGGCTGATGCTCCCGATGGTTGACGAGACGATGAGCCTCGTCTCGTGGCTCCACGACAACACCCGCGTCGACGAGGTGACCTACGACGAG comes from the Halalkalicoccus sp. CG83 genome and includes:
- a CDS encoding DUF2209 family protein, yielding MDISGRHEEADEYLMVAAAVAATIDSNRLRDVGGMGFATAHGQPTLENTLSVSVDAVSALPIVPPGPVVAERGEFYEEPAIGIDPAFESGFKYVESIAERKTVEVAHHAAYAARELLL
- the psmA gene encoding archaeal proteasome endopeptidase complex subunit alpha; this translates as MQGQQQQAYDRGITIFSPDGRLYQVEYAREAVKRGTASIGIRTAGGVVLAVDKRIRSSLMERTSVEKIHKADDHIGIASAGHVADARQLIDFARRNAQVNRLRYGEPIGIETLTKDVTDHIQQYTQVGGARPFGVALIIGGIENGEPRLYETDPSGTPYEWKALAVGADRKEIEDYLEDNYDEGMDLEGGVELALRALAEANEGELRPESIGMATIPTESAEFTPIEDDQLDSYLAEFELLADEDEDEDEDAGDE
- a CDS encoding ribosome assembly factor SBDS, which encodes MISLDEAVTARLESHGARFEVLVDPDAALAIKRDEFDGDLEEVIAAEDVFEDASRGDRPAENDLEKVFDTTDPMEIIPEVIKRGEIQITADQRREMQEQKRRRLINRIARNAVNPQMDNAPHPPDRIENALEEAGFRVDPMEPVEAQVDDALDALRPVIPIRFDEVVVAVQLPAEYAGSAQAQIRQFGDLQDEEWQNDGSWVGVLEFPAGMQNEFYDLVNEHTSGTGEIRIVEDEDDLGTR
- the hflX gene encoding GTPase HflX, with translation MRTIIAKRVDDGVADTEEIRDLVRAAGYTVVDEVTQTRTEDAAYHFGEGKVEELADRVARTDAEAVVFDNRLGPYQIYNIGTKLPEDVEVIDRFTLILDIFGQRAQTKKAQLQVELAELRYELPRVDAKVSLAKREEHPGFMGLGEYDESRERDIKAQISRIKDELESIAKTEEHRREERRQSGFDLVALAGYTNAGKSTLLRQLAADLAVDENEELHPDLDTTAESRDRLFTTLGTTTRRADMERDVLLTDTVGFISDLPHWLVESFRSTLDEVYRADLVLLVVDASEPIEQIREKLVTCHDTLYERNEAPIVTVLNKIDAIDDEELEEKREALSALAPNPVAVSGKEGLNVEALLERIARELPPLERERLMLPMVDETMSLVSWLHDNTRVDEVTYDEDHVLVEFAARPDVVEQSRAKASDLSVPESA